The DNA region ACACAAAATACAGAGTATTTGATTCTTTGAACAAAGATTTATCTAGTTAGAGAAtcaatttggaaaaattttattacaataattaattagttttctaaatatttaaacttataagaaaaatatttcactcttttaatttattatataatatatatatatatcatttataataataaacctcCCTCATCAccattttaaatcttaaaacattcaaacagagatttttaaaaacaaacatttaagtaaaacaaatttagtaatttaactgcaataaagtgattttattttacaattcttaattacttttttaaatattaaacgtataagaaaaatatttattttattaatttgtattaataaacctTCCTCgtcaaattcaataataaagaagaggttgttaatacatttaatccatccattttaaaactttaatacagtaaagttatgatttttaagaacatatatttatctagttagaattctaaattaataatctaaatatttaaagttataagaaaaatatttaatacatttaagttacaacatatattattttgtaatacttattaaattatttattacaggaATAACCTTTCCTcacataattcaataaatttaataaaaatcaactgttttagatttaaaaatattaatacaaagaacaaattttgtgaatagttttaacacaaaatgaaatattttacatataaaacaccattttattttttattttcccttttttataatcaactaaaaattgataatttgagATGAAtacttatttacatttttaactatttaaacctgtaagaagaatatttaacacatttagtttacattcaaattttttataataattattatctctAGTTTCCCAGACAATTCAATAATagtttctgaataaatttagtCAAAATACATTGttctacaaattttaagaatatttttatcacagaTGTGAATGTTTATACACTATAACACAATTTACACTCTTTCcccaaaaaatcaataataaaattagattgttaatacatttatccaaatacttaactatttaaaataaaagtaaaatattgaatacttttagtttatattgaaattttttataataattattacctctggtaataacaattttgaagtatttttactcagacaatttattattaaaaaaagatttaaaaatattaatacagagaattgtaactttttaagaacaaagttttatcaaattaGAGGATAAATTTTGAGAATAGTTTTATCACAGATGTGAATGATTGTGCACtttaacacaatttacaaTCTTtcctcaaaaaattaataataaaaaatagattgtacttaactatttaaaccagaatattgaaattttttataataattgttacctCTGATATCCAGAACATTTTTGAAGtaagtttttctaattaaagaacaaattttgagaataattttaacacaaacaTTACTCATATTCtttcctttatttttgttttttttaatcagttaaaaaatagtaattttattaaaataaagtatctttttccatatttacttttttatatattcaaaattatgagaaaaatatttaaaactttcaatttacattcaaaattattttttaatatttatttactgaagtaaaataatttttcaatttttaaatgaactgATTAAATGACGTTATGTGtgtttaacacattttaaaaactaaacactcaatttacattatacattaatttataataattaatatccaaAAGTAAACAAAGTTTTTTGAGGTACTTTTTCTGACATAATttgataatgaattttaacagaaagatgatatttttataatttataatgataataactatccgaaataaatatatttttaatttatgcaaattttattttacgtcaacttaaaaacatattattaaacctttccTTCCTGAGTTATGAGAACAGGTGTAATTTGTAATCCCatttaaatgctttttatacaaaatgaactaattttaataatcaattaagttCAGACGTTTAAATccaataagatattttaaatttgaaaataacacTCCTGTATGTTTGTTGTGTTCACTTAAaggtacttaaaaataatttatgtttctaTTCAATAAAGGGGTTTGGATTACTTTATCAGATATGTggcattatatatttaatttttaaatattttaaagaatatgtcaaaaatctatttttctcaaaactcaataataatttgcttCGGTGTCAATAAGGTAAAATTtctcacaattttaattaacaatgccTTTTCCCACAGAAAAAATTCGTCAACCCCATTTGGCCGTAAAAATCGCAGACGACATTCTCGACGGCCTTCAAACCAGTACTTGAAATGTGAAAAAAGTCCAAAGCCAACCCTAATTGCACCCCGAACAGGAAAATAAGTAAGCCATTTTGTCCACATATCCTGTTGATTTTGtggatatttaaacttttgttatttataaagtttaaaacacgATGAGGAGTGCTAGGAAAATTCCTCAATTACGGACCTGTTTGAAGGGATGCACCAGGTGGGTTGTAAGAATACGTCATCGAAAATAGTTTTTTGGGGTTGGCGGGAAATTGATAAGCATCTTGAGTATTACATAAGACATTAACTAAATAACACCAATGTGAGTAATCtgagacaaaaatattaataaagtttttacaaaGATTCAATCCAAACGgacttcaaataaatattgataactgtttaaaataaatttgtccaCTATTCAAGATTCCAATCCAATGGTTTTATGTATTAGTATTATATGctgtatgttaataaattacttacctttttaaatcagtaTCTGGAATTCTCACAATTTTTGGAACCATTTTGAATCTTAACATCTTAGTTTTTGGAAGTATTCCTggaaacaaatttgaaaatatctatCATATTAATACGGTACatggaaatttattagaaaaacacATTGTTGTCGCATAATAATTTGCATGGAACTCTTTTATTGTCGtgaggaaaattaatttgtttctgcCCTTATGATAGAACAAATTCTTCACACGCATTAGAGTAGTATCCGCAATTAGGGGTCATTAGCATTCCTGGTATAAAAAAGGTATAGTGGACTATTGATGGTGAGAAATAGTAAGGGTTGAATGCGTGGGACTCACATTACGTATaagaaatgaattatttacaagAAACAAAGCCCGCAtcattttacaattacaaGTAGAATTATGGAGGTTAACTAAACGAAACAATAAACTAcggaactaaaataataaataaatcatatttaattttgaataaacgtttttattcaattttctagattaacattaaaatgtaacattaaGAAACTGTGGGGAAATACATGACGTGTTGCCACTATTCTGAAAGTACTTATACATACTTAAgtgcaaaaaaatatatattggcgaaaactatatatacattgtccgttaaaaaaattaacaaacaaaatctaaaaactgctattaaaatgatttcatatcaatatatttacgAAAAGTGGGTCTCAGGACATCTGTACACCCATCTTTTATAATCTTTCCAGTCTATATGTCGTTAAATTGCTCCAAAATTGTCGTAAAACTGAGGGCCCCGTACCAATATATACAATACCAATCAATTATgtcgatataaattaaaatttccaatattttcacaaaaaacTGTGCCACTGGTTGTCAACTAAACAATGTTTCCGGTTATTTGATATACAGGTGTCATgtacattcaaaattataattttatttatttaatattgtgataaaattgtaaattacgcttacattttaaataattttgtttgagCCTGTTaactagaaattaaattagataatcTAGACATACCTAATCCTTGCAGAAGATTCATCGCAATGAAACGAAACgtcaatgttaaaaattatgacatcaattgtcaaattatatgtataagcttttaacatttttatacaccAATATGCGTGTGTTTTATACTGCTCCAAGTGGTAAtgctactaaaaatatttaatttatttagcaatttaaattatttaccaattttaaaattataaaagttcacAAAACAAATGAATAGCTTTTTGATTActctacaaaaataaaataataattacatcatatttaattttgaatgaatgttaaaactaatttttattaaaaaattgttactttttgTGCTGTTTGTGACCACTCTTAAGATATTATGATATCtgaagattttaaaatgttttgatgaTAAATCTATCTTGAATAATTGTCCCTCGAACTTAAGTTTTTTCAACtcgaaaaatgaaatgaaaagaaatgtgATACTTAAAGTCAttctgattattattttttcaaaaaagtaggtcaatattattaacaattcctcaaaagttttattattatttaactaaataaatataaaattacatatctCTATAGAGTAAATTAGAACATGTATTTGATTgtatctttattaattagtaattaattattcctattaattaaatattaataaataattgattaaatttataatttaaaatagaaaaattgttttaaattttgtacaaagaGGTAAAtggttaaaatcaattttagattTCGCAcattataaatcatattgaaTAATGCATGagctataaaatatcaaatttataacatcctaaaataaaattgaacaattagaaatttaaatagtccAAACAACCATGAGCTGTACCCACGCAATTCAAATTCTGGTCGCGTCAGTGCTGCCAATCAGACAGGCGCAGATCGAAATGTAACAGGTTAATTTGTAACTAAGTTCATTGGTAGCATTGGTAGGTGTAACTTCAAGTTTAGTtgattctatatttattttccctATTTTTAAACAGTAGTTGAATAAGGTCagataatagtttttatttaaataatacaatgtcAAAACAGAATGATAGGGCCCCAAATTATCAAACTTATAAACTAGTCATTGTCGGGGGAGGTGGAGTTGGAAAATCTGCAATAACTTTACAGTTTATTCaggtaattaaacatttttatgtcgTGAGGCATCCCTTTGTtgattaatatgaattaaaatatttcaattaaccaattaatttgACGAATCTttaactatattattttttcataattatctttataaggcatttaatatttcattacctTGTAATCCTACACATAACATTGGAATTATGTTTtgtcaaaatgttaattatttccatGTTTCTTTCTAGGGTTACTTCATAACAGACTATGATCCGACAATAGAAGACTCTTATACAAAACAATGTGTTATAGACGATATACCAGCCAAATTGGACAGTGagtactttaaaatttgtttatttaacatgTGTGTTGTAACATCTCTGGTAAAACACAGACAGGATATATTCAGGGCCaagtcttaataaaataaattctgtgTTTGattctacaaataattttgtctcAGTTTTTTCTCtttggaaaattttttaataaagaaatatttttaattttattcagagaaattcaaataattgttgtaaataaagttaaaacatataaacattttgtataatacTATTAGTctactaataaattactttattatctttattccAATCAAAGATAACTAatgttttacaaaagtattattttattacattttaaatgacatctaacaattttgaaacctaaaactttgttaattaaaatcgtattatttttagcatttttatacataattacgacataatttttaagtgagtttttacatttaacattCATATAACTAGtacctattaattataaactgtatataataatGGGCACGACCTTGGTGATATACATAAGGACTGTAATTAATAGAGataatttttccattaaatttgcaataataatataccaaatatatatacaatatactgtacaaaaattctataatCAAAGATAAGATGATATACTTTagcaaaacaattaaaatgtatgtttttgACACACACATAAAGGAAAagatgaaaaaattgaaattgttgtttaGTCCTGGACACAGCAGGGCAGGAAGAGTTCAGCGCCATGAGAGAGCAGTACATGCGATCAGGTGAGGGTTTCCTGTTGGTGTTCTCCGTGACGGAGAGGTCCAGTTTCGAGGAGATCTACAAGTTCCACAAACAGATATTGCGGGTGAAGGACAGAGACGAGTTCCCGATGCTCATGGTCGGGAATAAGGCAAGTGGAAGCTAGTTAAGACATTTGTTTTATAGTGggtggttatttttaaatctatatttCGTACAGGTGTTTGTGTCACAAtctgatatttttagaatgtgaCCACGCGTTTTTATCCGATTTTTTCTTTCACTGGTTCATTACGAAAAATCATGTGTATCTCATTGTGGTTTTATTAAGGCAATTTGCAATATTAAATGGAgtaatactaatatttatgtgtaaagtgtattatttaaactatatgAGTAATTTGTTTCTAGAATTTACAACTTGACTTTTAAGTGCGTACtatttacaaaacaagaatttttttgaactttaatttttaaagggttgtatttttttaatgtaataaaataattgttttacttaACCTTCTGGCATATTGAAAAACACCCTTCTGTTCTGTTGTGAAATTGTTGTAGATAGTACGATTTATTGTAAAGTCTAGACCACCatctattgaaaaatatattgtgcaagaaaaaaaattgtggatttcttaaaaaaaatctaataaaagtccaacagaaaatgagacaaaaaatgttaaagtttgtaacaaaccttaCTCTACAAAAGCTGTTCAAGGTTTTTTCATTGACCTGCAAGCAAACATGGTCCCGTTTTATCCAATTTCGTCGCACTAGTTACAACGTTCCTCCTCGCTGCTGTTCCCGGAGACGCAGGTTATAGACAGCCATTGTATCCATTCACCGATATTTTGTACTTCCATACTGTATACTTCGATTGAAACAACcaaaaaacagataaaaattgtttgggttacaataattgaaaatattaagaagtaaaTACTATATACAAAAGTACCAAAACaaggtttgttacaaacttttaacattttttatctcgttttgtgttggacttttattagaactttttttaagaaatcgactAAGATCGTATTTAACATAGTTTAAGgaaaacttcaaaagacccTCTTTCGTCTTGTTGAATATGGTTGTTAACTTGTgccattaaacaaaaataatttgttgaaatacTCAACAATGAAATGAAAGGTGACTTATGTGTAGGTGGATCTGGATACTCAAAGAGTGGTGTGGCAGGAGGAAGCCCAACAGTTGGCCCGCCACTTGAAAATACCGTACATTGAGTGCAGTGCCAAAAGGAAGATGAACGTGGACAACGCGTTCTTCGAACTAGTCAGGGTCGTCAGGAAGTTCCAGCTTTCGGAACGACCCCCAATGAAGCCAAATTACTTGAAGAGGAACAAGAAAAAGTGCTGCGTGCTTTAATTGTATGTATTCAGCTACTTCCACCCCGTTCACGTCACGATGATACATCACTAgccgattattttttttatatatatattagtaatTCCATATTCAATACTCACACGCTCTGCGTATCAGAAAATATATCTTAGACTcctcaaaaagaaaaaacatacCTCAGCCTTGACCTCAGCTTAGTGGATCATTTGCAGATTCGCCGAGTTCTGTGCTACTCAAATACTTACCTTATATGAGgcctttattatattttaacatttaaacaaaacagCATTTACTTTATGgctaaattaatcaatttacttaaaaaagcAATATGAATTTGACAAACCTTTGGCCtggtaataaaaaagttgtttctCCAACATGCAAACTAATAGTTTTCCATATCAATAGTTACTTTTGACAATAAATGTTGGCGAAACTAATTCGATAATTTaggtatattttatgatataatgaAAGACagctattttaaattgtaatgtgCAGTTTCTTCAAACTTCTACACACTCGTCTTGTATGTTGTGctgttattttagaataactcattttttatatattaaaccaGGAAATCATCGTTTCTCTTTGAAAGAAAAACCCTGATtggcttattttttttattaattaataaattgtgtaataaaGAAGTCAAGGTGTTCAGATTATTCATGTATATACCCAAACACAACTAACTATCTAggcgtataaattttaaattctggaAGACTTTGGCTATTTTCGTATGCCATATGTATGTAAAGATATGCTTAGCACAAAAACACAACAAGCATCAGTATATTGTAATAGAATTAATGTTAGCACAGTGCATTTTGCTAAATACTGATTAGTGAACTGCGCTGTGCATTCTGTGTTAATGAGTGGTGGCAAcgacgaaattaaatttaaatcttgttACAAGTGGATGAGAAGTGCATTCCGATTATTGGGGAAGTTGAGGCCTGTTTTGTGTATTTTCTGCCAGCAAGCAACTGACCAATATAGTTATTGCTGTACTTATTTAACACAGAAACAAGTTTATGAAAgtgtgtatataaaaatatccatCTAAAGAGTGAAAaacaccaattttatttttatataaattatatttttctagacTATAAATTTAGCTATGTTATTAcagctattattaatttgcatatttgtctaaatatgcatttaataatgttagtaTTGTTCATTTTTCTAGATCTCCTAGTCCGTGCAAGATCTATTTCAGTAATGAAATAGTGGCGGAatgtataatttcttttaaattcatCTCAAATTTGCAGTCTTAATAATTTCGCTATTTTCATGCATAGTATTAATTACACATATAAAGTTatcaaatgaatttaaatgaaattataattttacactgCCATTTTAAGTAGGCAGTAGGTCAACAAGCAACATGAAGAGtgtaatttgtcaattaatctataatatcattgttaatttaatatatctattGGAAAACAACTCATTTTAAGGTAAACGTGaaagtatattttgtttaagcaacaaatttattatcccCAAAAACTTGTGAAGCTGATGATACttctctattttataaatcactataaaaataaccaatttcTTTTCTCTTTAACATTTACTTAGAATTACCAGGAACGTCGTTGGAgaagaaatattgaacaatTCTCAAAAGTAATTATCAagtgaaaaaaataagtatttgataTATCAATTATTGTACAATTCTTATGAAAATTCTTGCCTCTTGTCTAAgcttagtttaatttttgattaaaatgagttttttcctataaatttaaagtgacTATATTGTatctaatgtttaaaaatgtgttattaattgctttaatatgttaaaaatgatcttatactagttataaaattttgacgtagattaaaatttagaattgcaatttaaaatcaacTGGTTCATTGAATTACTTTTcacgtaattaaaaatattgttgaaatctCAATTCTAAGTTTGTTTCAtgcaactaattttatttatttattttttaataatgtaatagaTGGTAGCTAATTATTGATACTGCAGTCCCATTTTACCATGAACGCACATattttgttgaagaagaaatattgCCTGGTGCTATTTTATCTActcaaacacattttttttatttacacaaatgtttgttttagatAACAGTTTATTAacgatataataaatgtttaatgtattattatctttgttttattgtattatttccttgacttttaaaatatctctctaataaaaaaatgttaaacaaaaagaaaacaaataatatatactgaaaaatcaactttaataacttaaatgttTGTACAAAATAGTAGGTGAGCTCTGTATGTCACAGACAAACAAATATGTAcatgaaaacaaaattagacTTTTTTAGTGTGGTACAGTCCCATCATAGCATCTTGCATTGCCCTGGTACAAGCAATGTTACACTTAAATCCTCCAGCCCTCTCCTGCTCAGTCTCACTTCGAACATGGTTAATAAAGCCCCTGCTAACAATTTCTATATCATTTGGTGGTCTGGGTCCATTTGCTTCTAAGACTATAGGTTTGTAACTGTATAATGGACCTTCATCTGTAGGAACTGGTAAGAAGGTAGTTTGAGACTGCCTGCCAAACTGTATGCCACTGGAAAACTGGGAAAGTTTTGCTGGAGCTTTGGCTTTTTCTTCTTCAGCTTCTTTGACTTGTTGAACAAAAGTGTCTAGGATATTTTGAGCATTTGCATTGGAAAACATAAGTTCATCAATTAAAGCTTCCTTTTCAAGAATCTTTTTCTTCTTTGCCTCCATCTCTTCcttttgaatttcttgttTTCTGGACTGCTCCATTTGCTTTTCCATTTCTAACATTTCTTCAAGCTCATATTCTTCACGTCCCAGCCTATTTTTACCTTTCAGAATTTGTTCCCTATTGTCTTTTTTGTATtgctcaatttttttattagtatttactaCATCAATATTAttggttaaattataaataatagtttccaCTTCttccaaataattattatattcctgTAATGTTTCAAAGTCTTCTTCTTTCTTATTGAAATCACGAAGTACTCTTTTTCGTATATCAACTTCTTTTTCCACCTGTGGATCTTCAAACAATTGCACACGAAAATTGTTCCTTCTTAGTGGGATTCTACACTCCGGGCATGATCCAGATCCTAATAAAAGttgattaattacataattttctcagaaaataatttcaaacacaccttttaaaaatagtaaatcaaCACAACTTTCACACAAACCATGTCCACACACATTCACCATCATTTTTAATgatggattttgaaatttggatGTTCGACATCTTGGGCATGTAAAATCTTCCATGGCTCTAAAAAGTATATAGTAACAATAAAAcactaataattgatttattgaaacaaCTAAATCAAATGAAAACATAACCTAAGATATCTTTTTagttatagaaaaatttaaacctaTGTATACCTTAACTTTCGTAGAAAATAcctttactaaataattaactaataactatcacattgaaaaaattagaggtccataaaattaaggaaaacaTTCACTCATTTTTGTTGCTTTACAACTGAAAACCTACATAACCAAAACCGAAGAAACAACAGAACGGTTGCACTGCATAAAATCTTATGcgcaaaatttttgaaatattcctaactagagtgttatatttttttgtattttcatattcaaattagaatttgttacttcgatttgatattttcaaacttCAGTTTGGAAgctatgttaattttattacttattaaaatatttgataaaaaattctttgcaTGTGTCCAATTTGTCATGGAATCCTCCATtcagtataataaattaaaaataataattaaatattcaatatttattattatcattgtttttaataaatttgaaaaataaatattggcgCTCTAGTAGTTCTTTCGCACAGTTATCGGCACAGAATCTGTGCTACAGACCAGTAGTTCCAAAGACTAACGTCATAGCCGGTCAaatgtttacaattttatgaaatgataattatcattaacataaacaaatttaattaatgcgattataaattaacaaacaaccggtttatctaataaattaaaaaataaatcaaggttatttttattaagatgtTGTTCAATTCTTTTATCAAACGTTTCGCCTCATGCGCTTTAAAGTCAAAGAACCACTTTCTCTTTATTGACCACAATTTCCGTTCAACAGCCTTGAACAGTGCTCAGTGTTATTCATCGAAAACTAAAGGAAAAATGGTGAGGttactttaaacaatttttaattgttcataagacttatttttaaaaggctGCAAAACTCACAACTGAAGAAAGAAACACCACACTGTCCGCCCTCCTCAACCAAGGATGGTCCATGGTTAACAACAGAGATGCAATTTATAAAGAGTacttatttaaagattttaatcaggtatttaaaatatatttcaatgttcAATACAATGTTTTAACTGATTGATGGATTTCAGGCTTTTGGTTTTATGTCCAGAATAGCACTGATGTCAGAAAAAATGGACCATCATCCAGAGtggtttaatgtttataataaagtgCAAGTAACATTGTCTTCCCATGATGTTAATGGTTTAAGTGGACGGGATGTTAAGCTTGCCAATTTCATGGAGACTGTTGCCAAAGgtatttcacaataaaatgtttcaaacagGGAATTACATGgtattacatataataaatatatttagttattttaaaattttattatacagttttaataaatgtatgtaaatgcATAAAgtatagtatttattaatatacagatataacaaataaaataataacaagtaataacaacataaaaatactttagtcACCATAACTAGAAGTTGAAGATACATTGCTCttgtattgaatattatcAAATCTTACTCTTTTGTATCTTGATAAGAGCAGATCTCTTAATTCTACACTATGTGTGTAATCTCTAGTTTCACATACAACTTTtacctgaaaaaatatttacgaatgaactatttaatttttaactaggATAATCAATTTTACCTCGACGCTGAACACATCAGATGTAACCCAAGCTCTTTCATGAATTACATCTTTTATGGAAACTCCAATTGATCCAATCAGTTTACAAAGTTCCGAAATACCTCCTGGTCGATCACTTACTGTAACTTTACATTTAACGAGACGACCATCAGCTGCTAATCCACGCTCTAAACATCGCCCTAAAATGGTGGTGTCGATATTTCCTCCACTGATGATTAAAACAACTctaacaaaacataaaatttaatatattaaaaatattataatattatcttaATACCTTTTGCCTTTGAATTCATCTAATTGACCAGCCAAAATAGCTGCTAATCCACATGCTCCAGCACCCTCCACAATACACTTCTCCAATTCGACGAAACGTAAAATTGACACAGCTATCCATTCTTCCTTTACCACAACCTGTAAAATTCACTTCTAAATGtgctgtatttataaaatgtgagCATTACCATTTTGTCAATTAAGTCTTTTGCGGTTGCCCAGGCATTATACCCAATCATTGGTACCGCCAAACCATCAGCTAGAGTTCCTTCTATACTGGTGAATACTGGCTTTTCCGCTTCTATTGCCTTTGCGAAACTTGCACATCTTTCCGACTCTACCCCCTGTAGtatccattaaaatatttttaagaaaacaatttttttatgttatcaCAACCACATAGGCCTTGACCCATATCAGTTATGTATGTTacgctaataaaattgtttacttacaattattttaatattcggaTTCAATGTTTTTATGGCGACCGCCACACCCGCCAATAAGCCACCACCACCGGTGGGCACCACAATTGCATCAATATCGTCAACCTGTTCGAGAATTTCCAACGCAATTGTACCTTGTCCCGCTATAATTTGCGGATTGTCATATCTAAAAATGTGGACATGAGCGTGATATTTGAATAACGTTCATCCACATACCCATTTATATAGGTCAGTCCGCGTTCTTTCGACAATCGTATGGCGATTTTTTTCGCCTCACTCATGTCTTTGCCCTCCATTATCACCTGGGCGTTGTACTCCCTGCACTTTTGGATT from Aethina tumida isolate Nest 87 chromosome 1, icAetTumi1.1, whole genome shotgun sequence includes:
- the LOC109594361 gene encoding ras-like protein 2; protein product: MSKQNDRAPNYQTYKLVIVGGGGVGKSAITLQFIQGYFITDYDPTIEDSYTKQCVIDDIPAKLDILDTAGQEEFSAMREQYMRSGEGFLLVFSVTERSSFEEIYKFHKQILRVKDRDEFPMLMVGNKVDLDTQRVVWQEEAQQLARHLKIPYIECSAKRKMNVDNAFFELVRVVRKFQLSERPPMKPNYLKRNKKKCCVL
- the LOC109594351 gene encoding CDK-activating kinase assembly factor MAT1; the protein is MEDFTCPRCRTSKFQNPSLKMMVNVCGHGLCESCVDLLFLKGSGSCPECRIPLRRNNFRVQLFEDPQVEKEVDIRKRVLRDFNKKEEDFETLQEYNNYLEEVETIIYNLTNNIDVVNTNKKIEQYKKDNREQILKGKNRLGREEYELEEMLEMEKQMEQSRKQEIQKEEMEAKKKKILEKEALIDELMFSNANAQNILDTFVQQVKEAEEEKAKAPAKLSQFSSGIQFGRQSQTTFLPVPTDEGPLYSYKPIVLEANGPRPPNDIEIVSRGFINHVRSETEQERAGGFKCNIACTRAMQDAMMGLYHTKKV
- the LOC109594354 gene encoding pterin-4-alpha-carbinolamine dehydratase — protein: MLFNSFIKRFASCALKSKNHFLFIDHNFRSTALNSAQCYSSKTKGKMAAKLTTEERNTTLSALLNQGWSMVNNRDAIYKEYLFKDFNQAFGFMSRIALMSEKMDHHPEWFNVYNKVQVTLSSHDVNGLSGRDVKLANFMETVAKGISQ
- the LOC109594344 gene encoding L-threonine ammonia-lyase isoform X2 yields the protein MKSLSIMRSEIMETEDPLCNPNKPVKVTFEEITSAAYRIKSGIVNTSCSKSHMSNITGMDIYLKKDFLQHTGSFKERGARYAMLMLTEEQKAKGVVAASLGNHAQAVCYHGYQLGIPVTVVMPIIAPIMKIQKCREYNAQVIMEGKDMSEAKKIAIRLSKERGLTYINGYDNPQIIAGQGTIALEILEQVDDIDAIVVPTGGGGLLAGVAVAIKTLNPNIKIIGVESERCASFAKAIEAEKPVFTSIEGTLADGLAVPMIGYNAWATAKDLIDKMVVVKEEWIAVSILRFVELEKCIVEGAGACGLAAILAGQLDEFKGKRVVLIISGGNIDTTILGRCLERGLAADGRLVKCKVTVSDRPGGISELCKLIGSIGVSIKDVIHERAWVTSDVFSVEVKVVCETRDYTHSVELRDLLLSRYKRVRFDNIQYKSNVSSTSSYGD
- the LOC109594344 gene encoding L-threonine ammonia-lyase isoform X1 — protein: MENYTYSGDDSEEETNEIMETEDPLCNPNKPVKVTFEEITSAAYRIKSGIVNTSCSKSHMSNITGMDIYLKKDFLQHTGSFKERGARYAMLMLTEEQKAKGVVAASLGNHAQAVCYHGYQLGIPVTVVMPIIAPIMKIQKCREYNAQVIMEGKDMSEAKKIAIRLSKERGLTYINGYDNPQIIAGQGTIALEILEQVDDIDAIVVPTGGGGLLAGVAVAIKTLNPNIKIIGVESERCASFAKAIEAEKPVFTSIEGTLADGLAVPMIGYNAWATAKDLIDKMVVVKEEWIAVSILRFVELEKCIVEGAGACGLAAILAGQLDEFKGKRVVLIISGGNIDTTILGRCLERGLAADGRLVKCKVTVSDRPGGISELCKLIGSIGVSIKDVIHERAWVTSDVFSVEVKVVCETRDYTHSVELRDLLLSRYKRVRFDNIQYKSNVSSTSSYGD